A region from the Oceanidesulfovibrio marinus genome encodes:
- a CDS encoding PEP/pyruvate-binding domain-containing protein translates to MTNLFVPFLSWMRARKQHQEPLGEKELEALRQRFRARHHNFKLLLSGNNEALEHIGRLEDLARGVRPFGGQAVRAAAARITTLAYRSIKHLEAITGERQTTLRERFDAIRGEVDAILAPHHAKDNVLPGPRILTMDAVTKQDVDQVGPKMARLGEARNVLGMQVPDGFVITAAACEEFMAASGLREEINRRMQAKSDELTSRMTLALELQALVLESPLPPALETAICEACEGLAQRLGAAPRLVVRSSALGEDQTGASFAGQHRSAVNVSVDSLTRVYKEVVASTYSLEAISYRLTKGIPEESAVMCVGVLQMVEPEAGGVAYSRDPLGVRADSALVYSVFGLPKQIVDGADAADFIALDRESGDVLEHDIAAKHQRTVCFEDEGVCREELDPSLASRSSIDLATAKQIFDLVMRLERHFGEPQDMEWAGTDDGAIVVLQSRPLPAAIDREVSAFELELPLPDSRRELQPLSESEPHRELGRGIAASPGVAAGPVHRIEREADMLTMPAGAVIVVKRPLPRFAPALAEASAIVAEEGGAAGHLASVARELDKPALFGMVDAMRRLTPGDEVTVDADSMVLLDGRVEERLTRTAPRTNLMRGSAVHTMLLAVMPHIVRLTLLDPQSDAFAARNCQTMHDIFRFCHERALLAMFDFGEDTPFPERAARLLAGGKSSQFKVIDLGDSFHDKTHNNTVRVEDIDSLPFQAFWRGMTAVPWAGPPAVETKGLASIFHEALLNTNLEPSMPSAYAVQNYFMVARDFMSAQSRFGFHFATVEALVGERTRENYISFRFAGGAADQHRRESRAALVASLLDDLGFDTVRNFDAVRARMDNRRAETMVSRLAALGFLTMHTRQLDMVMGSDGAVESYRQSLSSHLAEIAS, encoded by the coding sequence ATGACCAACTTGTTCGTCCCGTTCCTTTCCTGGATGCGCGCCCGGAAGCAGCATCAAGAACCCCTTGGAGAAAAGGAGCTGGAAGCGTTGCGTCAAAGGTTCAGGGCTCGCCATCACAACTTCAAGCTGCTGCTCTCGGGCAACAATGAGGCCCTGGAGCACATCGGCCGCCTGGAGGACCTCGCACGAGGCGTGCGTCCTTTCGGCGGCCAGGCCGTTCGGGCGGCCGCCGCACGCATCACCACCCTGGCCTACCGCTCCATCAAACATCTCGAAGCCATCACGGGCGAGCGCCAGACCACGCTGCGGGAGCGCTTCGACGCCATCCGGGGCGAGGTAGACGCCATCCTTGCGCCGCACCACGCCAAGGACAACGTTCTGCCCGGTCCGCGCATCCTGACCATGGACGCCGTGACCAAGCAGGATGTGGACCAGGTGGGGCCGAAGATGGCCCGCCTGGGCGAGGCCAGGAACGTGCTGGGCATGCAGGTGCCGGACGGCTTCGTCATCACGGCAGCGGCATGCGAGGAGTTCATGGCCGCCTCCGGCCTGCGCGAGGAAATCAACCGCCGCATGCAGGCCAAGAGCGACGAGCTCACCTCCCGCATGACCCTGGCCCTGGAGCTGCAGGCCCTGGTGCTGGAATCACCCCTGCCCCCCGCGCTGGAGACCGCCATATGCGAGGCGTGCGAGGGCCTGGCCCAACGCCTCGGCGCCGCGCCGCGGCTCGTGGTCCGCTCCAGCGCCCTGGGCGAGGACCAGACCGGCGCATCCTTTGCCGGGCAGCACCGCTCCGCCGTCAATGTGAGCGTGGACTCCCTGACCCGCGTCTACAAGGAGGTCGTGGCCTCCACCTACAGCCTGGAGGCCATCAGCTACCGTCTGACCAAGGGCATCCCCGAGGAGAGCGCCGTGATGTGCGTAGGCGTTCTGCAGATGGTGGAGCCCGAGGCCGGCGGCGTGGCCTACTCCCGCGATCCCCTGGGCGTGCGCGCCGACTCCGCGCTCGTCTACTCCGTCTTTGGCCTGCCCAAGCAGATCGTGGACGGCGCGGACGCCGCGGACTTCATCGCCCTGGACCGCGAGAGCGGCGACGTGCTGGAGCACGACATCGCGGCCAAGCACCAGCGCACCGTCTGCTTCGAGGACGAGGGGGTCTGCCGCGAGGAGCTGGATCCCTCCCTGGCAAGCCGCTCCTCCATCGACCTGGCCACGGCCAAACAAATTTTCGATCTGGTCATGCGGCTGGAGCGCCACTTCGGCGAGCCGCAGGATATGGAATGGGCCGGAACCGATGACGGCGCCATCGTTGTGCTGCAGTCGCGCCCCTTGCCGGCGGCCATTGACCGCGAGGTCTCCGCCTTCGAGCTGGAGCTGCCTCTGCCGGACTCCCGCCGGGAGCTGCAGCCCTTATCAGAGTCCGAACCGCACAGGGAGCTGGGCCGCGGCATCGCCGCCAGCCCTGGTGTGGCGGCCGGCCCGGTGCATCGCATCGAGCGCGAGGCCGACATGCTCACCATGCCTGCCGGCGCCGTGATCGTGGTCAAGCGGCCACTGCCGCGTTTCGCCCCCGCCCTGGCCGAGGCGTCGGCCATCGTAGCAGAGGAAGGCGGCGCGGCCGGGCACCTGGCCAGCGTGGCCCGCGAGCTGGACAAGCCCGCACTCTTCGGCATGGTGGACGCCATGCGCCGGCTCACGCCCGGCGATGAGGTCACCGTGGACGCCGACTCCATGGTGCTGCTGGACGGCCGCGTGGAGGAACGCCTGACCCGCACGGCGCCCCGCACGAACCTCATGCGCGGCTCGGCCGTGCACACCATGCTCCTTGCCGTGATGCCGCACATCGTCCGGCTCACCCTGCTCGACCCGCAGTCCGACGCATTTGCCGCACGCAACTGCCAGACAATGCACGATATTTTCCGATTCTGCCACGAGCGCGCCCTGCTCGCCATGTTCGATTTCGGCGAGGACACGCCCTTTCCCGAGCGCGCGGCCCGGCTCCTGGCCGGTGGCAAGAGCTCCCAGTTCAAGGTCATCGACCTGGGCGACTCCTTCCACGACAAGACCCACAACAACACGGTCCGCGTGGAGGACATCGACTCCCTGCCCTTCCAGGCGTTCTGGCGCGGCATGACCGCCGTGCCCTGGGCCGGCCCGCCGGCCGTAGAGACGAAGGGCCTTGCCTCCATCTTCCACGAGGCTCTGCTCAACACGAACCTTGAGCCATCCATGCCCTCGGCCTACGCCGTGCAGAACTACTTCATGGTGGCCAGGGACTTCATGAGCGCCCAGTCGCGTTTCGGCTTCCACTTCGCCACGGTAGAGGCACTGGTGGGCGAGCGCACGCGCGAGAACTACATCAGCTTCCGTTTTGCCGGCGGCGCGGCCGATCAGCACAGGCGGGAGTCCCGCGCGGCTCTCGTGGCCTCGCTGTTGGACGATCTCGGCTTCGACACCGTACGCAACTTCGACGCCGTCCGTGCGCGCATGGACAACCGCCGGGCCGAGACCATGGTCTCGCGTCTCGCGGCCCTCGGCTTCCTCACCATGCATACCCGCCAGCTCGACATGGTGATGGGCTCTGACGGCGCGGTGGAATCCTATCGCCAGTCGCTTTCCAGCCACCTGGCCGAGATCGCCTCCTGA
- a CDS encoding sensor histidine kinase, whose product MTRHHIQPSRRATTGETGSGLGWWLVAAALILFLAAVLVPAWLGANALNAQNRAYAERDLRTEADLLANRVDVQLFQLLGELKSAALHGWEDSAVTRSAVLRSTALVAANEAPADPAQAQAVRQARAAGWSLLVDGRAQPAALVLAASDHPDRPSRIAVAVVAPKDLMAAVPRREPLASLALLDRAHHPLLTASDPAIWNDISASGGPARVDGMLRTVRPVPEFPLYIGLARPMPGYWAVLMQDGSALAVGAATCLLLAGAGVILLTALVRRRFMEAEQKRTLAFQEMEHVQKLSSIGRLAAGVAHEINNPLAIIAEKAGLMKDLACAAQDMPKAQRFITMTDSILQAVTRCRAVTHRLLGFARRMEVRPMELDLNDVLRETLGFLERDALFRNITLDLQLDPELPGIESDRGQLQQIFLNLLNNAMAAVPDKGRIRVATRREQSGVAVEIEDNGMGMSRETLAHIFEPFFSTKGEHGTGLGLSITYGIVDKLGGSIEVASAEGEGSMFTIHLPLRAAIAEQPAAAVELNPQPAHGGTK is encoded by the coding sequence ATGACCCGGCACCATATTCAACCATCCCGACGCGCAACCACAGGCGAGACCGGCTCTGGCCTGGGCTGGTGGCTCGTGGCCGCGGCGCTCATCCTGTTCCTGGCCGCCGTCCTCGTGCCGGCGTGGCTCGGCGCCAACGCCCTGAACGCGCAGAACAGGGCATACGCCGAGCGCGACCTGCGCACCGAGGCCGACCTGCTGGCCAACCGCGTGGACGTACAGCTTTTCCAACTCCTGGGCGAGCTGAAGTCCGCCGCGCTGCACGGCTGGGAGGACTCCGCTGTCACACGGTCGGCGGTTCTGCGCTCCACCGCCCTGGTTGCGGCAAACGAAGCGCCTGCCGACCCGGCCCAGGCCCAGGCCGTGCGCCAGGCGCGCGCCGCCGGATGGAGCCTGCTCGTGGACGGCCGCGCACAACCCGCCGCGCTGGTGCTGGCCGCCTCGGACCATCCGGACCGGCCCAGCCGCATTGCCGTGGCCGTGGTCGCACCGAAAGATCTGATGGCCGCCGTGCCCCGGCGGGAGCCCCTGGCCTCTCTGGCACTGCTGGATCGCGCCCACCATCCCCTGCTCACGGCGAGCGATCCCGCCATATGGAATGATATTTCCGCCTCCGGCGGACCCGCCCGCGTCGACGGCATGCTCCGCACTGTCCGGCCTGTTCCTGAGTTTCCGCTATACATCGGCCTGGCTCGGCCGATGCCCGGATACTGGGCCGTGCTCATGCAAGACGGTAGCGCTCTTGCCGTCGGCGCGGCCACCTGCCTGCTCCTGGCCGGAGCGGGCGTGATCCTGCTCACCGCCCTGGTGCGACGGCGCTTCATGGAGGCAGAGCAGAAGCGCACCCTGGCCTTCCAGGAGATGGAGCATGTACAGAAGCTCTCCTCCATCGGCCGCCTTGCCGCCGGCGTGGCCCACGAGATCAACAACCCGCTGGCAATCATCGCCGAAAAGGCCGGCCTGATGAAGGACCTGGCCTGCGCGGCCCAGGACATGCCCAAGGCGCAGCGCTTCATCACGATGACAGACTCCATCCTCCAGGCCGTGACCCGCTGCCGGGCCGTGACCCACCGGCTTTTGGGATTCGCCCGGCGCATGGAGGTGCGGCCCATGGAGCTGGACCTCAACGACGTGCTCCGCGAGACCCTGGGCTTTCTGGAACGCGACGCCCTGTTCCGCAACATCACGCTGGATCTGCAGCTCGATCCGGAACTGCCAGGCATCGAAAGCGACCGCGGCCAGCTCCAGCAGATATTCCTCAACCTCCTGAACAACGCCATGGCCGCCGTGCCGGACAAGGGCCGCATCCGCGTGGCCACCCGGCGTGAGCAGAGCGGCGTGGCCGTGGAGATCGAGGACAACGGCATGGGCATGTCCCGCGAGACACTGGCGCACATCTTCGAACCATTTTTCTCCACCAAGGGCGAGCACGGCACCGGCCTCGGGCTGTCCATCACCTACGGCATCGTGGACAAGCTGGGCGGCTCCATCGAGGTGGCCAGCGCCGAGGGCGAGGGCAGCATGTTCACCATCCATCTGCCCCTGCGCGCAGCCATTGCCGAGCAGCCGGCGGCCGCAGTCGAACTGAATCCACAGCCCGCCCACGGCGGAACCAAGTGA
- a CDS encoding HAMP domain-containing histidine kinase: protein MQIGDLESMAIGRALAAQSHELKNVLAIVGEAAGLMEDLLELYRTQRPEGAIPAEMAARMDKALGSITAQVERGHRMTTDLNMLAHMPDRRLEHTLPDVDLGQITALACRFLERSARRCQVTLVPPPCVGVTVPADPQRCMAACMVLLEWLYLPLEPGGVIAPQPVALDPALDIDAMADLGSMPEGTARLLGAAGLSLEPCGGRLRLTLKGVSNDQRHTRVACG, encoded by the coding sequence ATGCAGATTGGCGACCTGGAAAGCATGGCCATCGGTCGGGCCCTGGCGGCACAGAGCCACGAGCTGAAGAACGTGCTCGCCATCGTGGGCGAGGCGGCTGGGCTCATGGAGGACCTTCTGGAGCTGTATCGCACACAGCGGCCCGAAGGCGCCATACCGGCGGAGATGGCCGCACGCATGGACAAAGCCCTGGGCTCGATCACAGCCCAGGTGGAGCGAGGCCACCGCATGACCACGGATCTGAACATGCTGGCGCACATGCCTGACCGGAGGCTGGAGCACACGCTGCCGGACGTGGACCTGGGACAAATCACGGCCCTGGCCTGCCGCTTTCTGGAGCGTTCCGCCCGGCGCTGCCAGGTGACGCTGGTGCCGCCGCCGTGCGTGGGCGTCACCGTGCCGGCCGATCCGCAGCGCTGCATGGCCGCCTGCATGGTGCTGCTGGAGTGGCTGTACCTGCCGCTCGAACCCGGCGGTGTTATCGCGCCGCAGCCCGTCGCGCTGGACCCGGCCCTGGATATCGACGCCATGGCGGACTTGGGGAGCATGCCCGAAGGCACGGCGCGGCTTCTGGGAGCTGCCGGCCTGTCCCTGGAACCTTGCGGCGGCCGTCTGCGCCTCACCCTGAAGGGAGTTTCCAATGACCAACGCCATACGCGTGTTGCTTGTGGATGA
- a CDS encoding response regulator, with protein MTNAIRVLLVDDESEFVETLAERLEIRGFEPAVALNGTAALERLDEIRPQVMVLDLKMPGMSGLEVLRETLRKMPELPVIMLTGHGSEQERDEALASGAATYLQKPIDIETLSKLLTETASAGAVPGEEA; from the coding sequence ATGACCAACGCCATACGCGTGTTGCTTGTGGATGACGAATCCGAGTTCGTGGAGACCCTGGCCGAACGACTGGAGATCCGCGGCTTCGAACCCGCCGTGGCCCTGAACGGGACCGCCGCCCTGGAGCGCCTGGACGAGATCAGGCCCCAGGTCATGGTGCTGGACCTGAAAATGCCCGGCATGAGCGGTCTGGAGGTGCTGCGCGAGACCCTGCGCAAGATGCCGGAGCTACCGGTGATCATGCTCACGGGCCACGGCTCCGAGCAGGAGCGCGACGAGGCCTTGGCCAGCGGCGCCGCCACCTATCTGCAAAAGCCCATAGACATCGAGACCCTCTCGAAGTTGCTCACGGAAACAGCTTCGGCCGGCGCGGTGCCGGGCGAAGAGGCGTAA
- a CDS encoding response regulator: MAKQLTILLVDDEQSFLDNLNERMKLKGFNTVLASSGEHALELAKEHAIDAAIVDLKMPGMDGLVCIAKLKEIHRGLKTVLLTGYGDAKVKEATEGLESVYFEKGEMGRFWDFIKSLPAKMESTMASAGYAEEGDAEGAMKAFDQDQQQQ, encoded by the coding sequence ATGGCCAAGCAACTCACCATCCTGTTGGTTGATGACGAGCAGAGCTTCCTGGACAACCTGAACGAGCGCATGAAGCTGAAGGGCTTCAACACCGTGCTGGCCAGCAGCGGCGAACACGCTCTGGAGCTGGCCAAGGAGCACGCCATTGACGCCGCCATCGTGGACCTGAAGATGCCGGGCATGGACGGCCTGGTGTGCATCGCCAAGCTCAAGGAGATCCACCGGGGCCTGAAGACCGTGCTGTTGACCGGCTACGGCGACGCCAAGGTCAAGGAAGCCACGGAAGGGCTGGAGTCAGTATATTTCGAAAAGGGCGAGATGGGTCGCTTCTGGGACTTCATCAAGTCCCTGCCGGCCAAGATGGAAAGCACCATGGCCAGCGCCGGCTACGCCGAAGAAGGCGACGCCGAGGGCGCCATGAAGGCCTTCGATCAGGACCAGCAACAGCAGTAG
- a CDS encoding response regulator, which yields MHHGTTPAVPPPCALIIAERTRNVRQLLHRELSRDGYTTACFANGPDLCQELETSHAPRVILLDPDLPGLADDGVLKRLRQAAQGSILLVHSFGAQTFAPLADMPQTPVKRTGDIEALRAALKDALSTSASKAT from the coding sequence ATGCATCATGGCACAACTCCGGCGGTTCCCCCTCCCTGCGCGCTCATCATCGCCGAGCGAACACGGAATGTTCGTCAACTGCTCCATCGCGAGCTCAGCCGTGACGGGTACACCACAGCGTGTTTCGCCAACGGTCCGGACCTGTGCCAGGAGCTGGAGACGAGCCACGCCCCGCGCGTCATCCTGCTGGACCCCGATCTCCCCGGCCTGGCGGACGACGGCGTGCTGAAACGACTGCGCCAGGCCGCGCAGGGCTCCATCCTGCTGGTGCACAGCTTCGGTGCCCAGACCTTTGCGCCGCTGGCCGACATGCCCCAGACCCCTGTGAAACGCACTGGCGACATCGAGGCGTTGCGCGCCGCCCTCAAGGACGCATTGAGCACGTCTGCGTCCAAAGCAACGTAG
- a CDS encoding mechanosensitive ion channel family protein, translating into MARLRSTTPVQLFRILCLCCIALALTGASLSYAASKKKSPPPAPVITDTMTPAEVDKALADMDDEQARTLLHKRLTEQARERETQSATKTRTSLLMDASTSVRERLLALKASHGRILDELGLALRTMAKGEGTGALLYACLIALLIVFVAWALETAFRRRVSGLRNRTRDGDEAPLKSRTLAVDLFIAVSGLLLYGAVVLALFSAFFGKETPGYVAAAHILLFFLVYRPVQVVTRLLLRPKTPDLRPIPVSNTAAANLSNVIDTIMLLSLGGKFILDAFQAVDTPESAVIALQLAIACVLLLFMCVAIFFYREDVAKAIAERPDSQGLSARYRSQFASRWHIFALLYISLVAVLYVAVLLINGPDGPQGMFLMSLGVIPFYSFLDWIARRILDGVFGILVARPPKPISMVRGDMEDGGAGHSVPAEGEGAQAESEEPPAISVEQPRPSSHPYYDATRRITRLLLIGFVLLVLLWAWHVPVPRAGLIIESGINILVILFLAVGLWSLIKRAIERKLRDGPEEGASSPRLRTLLPLFQKVLGVFFLVTAALMVISQFGVNIGPLLAGAGVFGLAIGLGSQTLVKDVVAGVFFLMDDAFRVGDYVQMGKTEGYVVKMSVRTILLEHYLGYVLIIPYGDIKNVVNFSRNPISIKIKFPMPLETDPKVFKKIVRKINEQLMNDEEFKDDLVQPIKSQGVKKIQDSTMIFGVKFMAKPGTQFSIRKEVYARLYKELKKAGLTFAAPGVTVYTANLAAEDAEAARQGAAAAAAQQRKKAEDADEE; encoded by the coding sequence ATGGCGCGCCTGCGTTCGACAACGCCTGTTCAGCTGTTCCGGATTCTCTGTCTGTGCTGCATCGCCCTCGCTCTGACCGGGGCTTCGCTCTCGTACGCGGCGTCCAAGAAGAAGAGCCCGCCTCCCGCGCCGGTGATCACGGACACCATGACCCCGGCCGAGGTGGACAAGGCCCTGGCGGATATGGACGACGAGCAGGCGCGCACCCTGCTCCACAAGCGTCTGACGGAGCAGGCCCGGGAGCGCGAGACGCAGTCGGCAACCAAAACGCGCACAAGCCTGCTCATGGATGCGAGCACCAGCGTCCGCGAACGGCTGCTCGCCCTCAAGGCCAGCCACGGCCGCATCCTCGACGAGCTGGGCCTCGCACTCCGCACCATGGCCAAAGGCGAGGGGACCGGCGCGCTCCTGTACGCCTGTCTGATCGCATTGCTCATCGTCTTCGTTGCCTGGGCGCTGGAAACAGCGTTCCGCCGCAGGGTCTCCGGGCTGCGGAACCGCACCCGCGACGGGGACGAAGCCCCGCTCAAAAGCAGAACCCTGGCCGTCGATCTCTTCATTGCCGTGTCGGGCCTGCTGCTCTACGGCGCCGTGGTCCTCGCGCTGTTCTCCGCGTTTTTCGGCAAGGAGACCCCGGGCTACGTGGCGGCCGCGCACATCCTGCTGTTCTTCCTGGTCTACCGGCCGGTCCAGGTGGTCACACGGCTGCTCCTGCGGCCCAAAACGCCCGATCTGCGGCCCATCCCGGTAAGCAATACAGCCGCCGCCAACCTGAGCAACGTCATCGACACGATCATGCTGTTGTCCCTGGGCGGCAAGTTCATCCTCGACGCGTTCCAGGCCGTGGACACGCCGGAATCGGCCGTCATAGCCCTGCAGCTGGCCATTGCCTGCGTGCTGCTCCTGTTCATGTGCGTGGCCATCTTTTTCTATCGGGAGGACGTGGCCAAGGCCATTGCCGAACGGCCGGACTCGCAGGGGCTGTCCGCCAGGTACAGAAGCCAGTTCGCATCCCGCTGGCACATCTTCGCGCTCCTCTACATCAGCCTCGTGGCGGTTCTCTACGTGGCGGTTCTGCTCATCAACGGGCCGGACGGTCCGCAGGGCATGTTCCTCATGAGCCTCGGCGTCATCCCGTTCTACTCCTTCCTGGACTGGATCGCCCGGCGCATCCTGGACGGCGTGTTCGGCATCCTGGTGGCCAGGCCGCCCAAGCCTATCTCCATGGTCCGGGGGGACATGGAAGACGGCGGCGCAGGCCACTCGGTTCCTGCCGAAGGCGAGGGAGCGCAGGCCGAGAGCGAGGAACCCCCAGCCATATCGGTGGAGCAGCCCCGGCCGAGCTCCCACCCATACTACGATGCCACGCGGCGCATCACTCGGCTGTTGCTCATCGGCTTTGTGCTGCTCGTCCTGCTGTGGGCGTGGCACGTGCCGGTGCCGCGCGCCGGCCTGATCATCGAGTCCGGAATCAACATCCTCGTCATCCTGTTCCTGGCCGTGGGCCTGTGGTCGCTCATCAAACGCGCCATAGAGCGCAAGCTGCGCGACGGACCGGAGGAAGGCGCATCAAGCCCCCGACTGCGAACGCTGCTGCCGCTCTTCCAGAAGGTGCTCGGCGTGTTCTTCCTGGTCACGGCCGCGCTCATGGTCATCTCGCAGTTCGGGGTCAACATCGGCCCGCTGCTGGCCGGCGCCGGCGTGTTCGGCCTGGCCATCGGCCTGGGCAGCCAGACCCTGGTGAAGGACGTGGTGGCCGGCGTCTTCTTCCTCATGGACGACGCCTTCCGCGTGGGCGACTACGTGCAGATGGGCAAGACCGAAGGCTACGTGGTCAAGATGTCCGTGCGGACCATCCTGCTGGAGCACTACCTGGGCTACGTGCTGATCATCCCCTACGGCGACATCAAAAACGTCGTCAACTTCTCGCGCAACCCCATCTCCATCAAGATCAAGTTCCCCATGCCGCTGGAGACGGACCCCAAGGTGTTCAAGAAGATCGTGCGCAAGATCAACGAGCAGCTGATGAACGACGAGGAGTTCAAGGACGATCTCGTGCAGCCCATCAAGTCCCAGGGCGTCAAAAAAATCCAGGACTCCACCATGATCTTCGGCGTGAAGTTCATGGCCAAACCCGGCACGCAGTTCTCCATCCGCAAGGAAGTGTACGCCCGGCTCTATAAAGAGCTGAAAAAGGCCGGCCTGACTTTTGCCGCACCCGGCGTGACCGTCTATACGGCCAACCTGGCCGCCGAGGACGCCGAAGCAGCCAGGCAAGGCGCAGCAGCAGCCGCGGCGCAGCAGCGCAAAAAGGCCGAAGACGCAGACGAGGAGTAG
- a CDS encoding HAD-IIA family hydrolase — protein MNEMSHGPGDRSRADAIQALAGVRGVLFDLDGVLYRWEQAIPGACEFVKFLADAGIPYAALSNNSQTGPENLRDRLARLGMHFPLERIITSATAAASYVAKLWPGSRVHVVGSSYMHQAMANVDVQCVGPDAEKADVVALGMSMDLTMVQLAEAVRMLRDGAELVATNPDAMLPVPGGFQPECGAVAALLEMAGGRTARFVGKPNPEFFTQGLAAIGRSAGETLMIGDTLEVDILGATQSGLCSAFVATGNPIEGEPDIEPTVFVDDLFELRRLLQAGRTG, from the coding sequence ATGAACGAGATGTCGCATGGTCCCGGCGATCGGTCGCGAGCGGACGCAATCCAGGCGTTGGCCGGTGTCCGCGGCGTGCTGTTCGACCTGGACGGCGTGTTGTACCGCTGGGAGCAGGCGATTCCCGGCGCGTGTGAGTTCGTGAAGTTCCTCGCCGATGCGGGCATTCCCTATGCGGCGCTGAGCAACAACTCCCAGACCGGTCCGGAGAACCTGCGCGACCGGCTTGCCCGTCTGGGCATGCATTTTCCGCTGGAGCGCATCATCACCTCGGCCACGGCCGCGGCGTCCTACGTGGCCAAGCTCTGGCCCGGCAGCCGGGTGCACGTGGTGGGCAGCAGCTACATGCACCAGGCCATGGCCAACGTGGACGTGCAGTGTGTGGGGCCGGATGCGGAGAAGGCGGACGTGGTCGCCCTGGGTATGAGCATGGACCTGACCATGGTGCAGCTTGCCGAGGCCGTGCGGATGTTGCGCGACGGCGCGGAGCTTGTGGCCACGAACCCGGACGCCATGCTTCCCGTGCCTGGCGGGTTCCAACCGGAGTGCGGCGCCGTGGCCGCCCTGCTGGAGATGGCCGGCGGTCGCACGGCCCGTTTCGTGGGCAAGCCCAATCCGGAGTTCTTCACGCAGGGTCTGGCCGCCATCGGCCGGTCGGCCGGCGAGACCCTGATGATCGGGGACACACTGGAGGTGGACATCCTCGGCGCAACCCAGTCCGGGCTGTGCTCCGCCTTTGTGGCCACGGGCAACCCCATCGAGGGCGAGCCGGACATCGAGCCAACGGTTTTTGTGGACGACCTTTTCGAGCTCAGGCGGCTCCTGCAGGCGGGCCGGACCGGCTAG
- a CDS encoding carbonic anhydrase: MQKIRDFILGFKSFQDQYFCREGSPFSELREGQSPSTLVVACCDSRTDPSLIMQCEPGDIFVVRNIANIVPPYEPDAGYHGVSAALEYAVLSLKVADIIILGHSSCGGIKSLLEDSARGGEFVGKWTSILDPARSQVMESFECTDERAAKALEMAGILTSMGNLLTFPWLAERVADGSLTIHGWYFDMACGQLFSYLPQTRSFEPLAPRCPARDKE; this comes from the coding sequence ATGCAGAAAATCCGCGACTTCATCCTGGGCTTCAAGAGCTTCCAGGACCAGTACTTTTGCCGTGAGGGCTCGCCCTTTTCGGAGCTGCGCGAGGGCCAGTCACCGTCCACCCTGGTGGTGGCCTGCTGCGACTCGCGCACGGACCCGTCCCTGATCATGCAGTGCGAGCCGGGCGACATCTTCGTGGTCCGCAACATCGCCAACATCGTGCCCCCTTACGAGCCGGACGCCGGCTACCACGGTGTTTCCGCCGCGCTGGAGTACGCAGTGCTCTCGCTCAAGGTGGCGGACATCATCATCCTGGGCCACAGCTCCTGCGGCGGCATCAAATCGCTGTTGGAGGACTCGGCCCGCGGCGGGGAGTTCGTGGGCAAGTGGACTTCCATCCTGGACCCGGCGCGCAGCCAGGTGATGGAGAGCTTCGAGTGCACGGACGAGCGGGCGGCCAAGGCGCTGGAGATGGCCGGCATTCTGACCTCCATGGGCAACCTCCTGACCTTCCCCTGGCTGGCGGAACGCGTGGCCGACGGCTCGCTGACCATCCACGGCTGGTACTTCGACATGGCGTGCGGCCAGCTCTTCAGCTACCTGCCACAGACGCGCAGCTTCGAGCCCCTGGCGCCCAGATGCCCGGCCAGGGACAAGGAGTAG